The following proteins come from a genomic window of Pseudochaenichthys georgianus chromosome 17, fPseGeo1.2, whole genome shotgun sequence:
- the LOC117462862 gene encoding leucine rich adaptor protein 1-like, whose translation MAEETFNESFPDLKELENKVGRKTPESLLIWMRDAADGENGWRSDVVDMGDRSSDSFSDKISNLKQEMRCLRSADVRILRQLVAVHEGIEAMRWLMEDRGALASHGSSLTGSLSSLATVEEASMSPCRESQSPTQDLTETSGEESADHTLSTDDVDTNHMEIPESTEARQSSPSTPEFEVSISTQGRGDGASSTPVNGLVRATFPKSQPQDLKAGTDIVRKALVRSRRAKKDMRADSGSFSLTEQSQADHQAQESPSTSLNNTMEEEETAPNRETALLGYDAQWCWVESLDDVMFL comes from the exons ATGGCGGAGGAAACCTTCAACGAATCATTTCCAGATCTGAAGGAATTGGAAAATAAAGTTGGCAGGAAGACACCGGAAAGTCTTCTAATTTGGATGAGGGATGCTGCGGATGGCGAAAATGGATGGAGGTCTGATGTGGTGGACATGGGAGACCGCAGCTCCGATAGTTTTTCTGACAAAATAAGCAATTTAAAACAAGAGATG agGTGTCTGCGTTCTGCTGATGTGAGGATTCTGCGGCAGCTGGTGGCTGTGCACGAGGGAATCGAGGCGATGCGTTGGCTGATGGAGGATCGGGGCGCCTTAGCCAGCCATGGCAGCAGCCTGACAGGCAGCCTGAGCAGCCTTGCCACGGTGGAGGAGGCCTCCATGTCCCCCTGCAG AGAAAGCCAGAGTCCTACTCAGGATTTGACTGAAACATCTGGAGAGGAATCAGCTGATCACACACTATCCACTGATGACGTGGATACAAACCACATGGAGATCCCAGAGTCTACTGAAGCAAGGCAATCAAGTCCTTCCACCCCTGAGTTTGAAGTCAGTATTTCCACACAAGGCAGGGGTGATGGGGCATCATCTACTCCTGTTAATGGGTTGGTTAGAGCCACATTTCCAAAGTCACAACCACAAGACCTTAAAGCCGGCACTGACATTGTCAGAAAAGCTCTCGTCAGATCTCGCAGAGCAAAAAAAGACATGAGAGCAGATAGTGGTAGCTTTTCCCTCACTGAACAGTCACAGGCAGATCACCAAGCTCAGGAGAGTCCCAGCACCTCTCTGAACAATACCATGGAAGAGGAAGAGACTGCGCCCAATAGAGAGACGGCTTTGCTGGGCTATGATGCTCAGTGGTGCTGGGTGGAGTCACTGGACGATGTGATGTTTCTATGA